In Spirochaeta thermophila DSM 6578, the DNA window GCCCGGACATCTTCCTTCAGGGAAAACGGTGTCTGAGCGAGCACATACCTCTCACACATCTGTTCCTCCTCGCCCCGCAGACCGAGGAGGAGAGGATCCATGAACTCGAAAGCCGGGTGGGCTCGATCGCACGGCGGGAACCGCCTGACGAGGAGGCCGTGGCGCAGGGATTCCTCGAGCGCGTCCTGGAATGTGTCGACGGGCAGAGTCCTCACGTCATCGAACCATACAGGAAGGCCTTCAGGAAAGCGGTGCCCTTCTTCCGCAGGGCGGACGTGGCCGCCTATCTCGTGCGGAACATCCTTTCCGACTCTGCGCGGAGCCTGCTGCCCATGCAGGACATATTCTTCAGTATGGGGAAGAACCGCAAGATCTTCCCGGAAGATCTCAAGGAACTCGTGCTCTCGGTGGAAGGTCTCACGGAAGAGGATATCGGAGAGATTCGGGTTCTCGACAACTATTCCTTCGTGGAAGTGAGCGAGCCGTTCGCGGAGAAGGTCATCTCCACCCTCAACGGTACGGACTTCAAGGGAAAACGACTCACGGTCAACTACGGTAAACGGAGGAGTGGGAGGTGATCACCCTCCCATGAGGTAGTCCACGCCCATCAGGATGAGGGTCCCCTCGATCACCACGGAGAGCACGAGCGAGAGCGCCGCCAGCAGGAGGAGCCCCCAACCTTTCCACCACATCCTCGAAGGGCGGGTGTACGGGGGGGTGGTGTAGCCGTGGAGCAAGGGATCGGCAGCCCCCGTCTCCACCTCCCTGACCTCCAAGACGAAGGAAGCCCCCTCCTCTCTCATCCTGTAGCGTCTGTCGCCGACCTCCCATGACGTCCCTTCCTCGGGTCTCCTTCGGCACGCCTTCCATGGGAGGGTCGCCTGCTCATAGGTCACGAGCGCCTTCTTCCCCATCTTCCACAACTTTCTATGGAGGTAGTATCCGAACACGGCAGGAGGAAAGAAGACGGAGACAGGGAGGAAAGCTGCCGTGAGGGAGAGGAGTCCCTCCAGATAGTGGGTCTGGATGGACACGCTGCCGAAAAGGAGCAGGAGCAGCATCCCCACCCCCATGAAAGGCAGCGTGAGAGGGTTCCAGAACTCGTTCACGCTCCGCGCAGAGGAGATGACCGAGTGGACGAGGTTGTGGAGGGGTACACTGTAGAGTACGAGCACGGGTTGCGACTGGGGATCGAGGACGATCTTGCCGTTCTCCTCCCTCACCCTCCCCGCCAGGTAGACACTCGCCCCCGAAGGAAGGTGATGCACGTCCTCCGCATGGAGCACCTCCATCCCCCCCAGACGGTCCTCCTCCACCCCGGGAAGGAGATGCAGGAGTACACGCGAAAGGTCCACCCAGACGAGGAGTCCATTGCACCTGACCCACAGGTAGTGGTCACGGACCAGGGAATCCACCGTACCGAGAAACCGCCACTCCCGCCCTGTCAGAGGTTTGCCGGGACTCCAGAGAGGAAAGAGGAGGGAGCCGTAGAACCGTCTCCGCCATCGGAACCACCGGTACCACTGGAAGACCCCTCCTCCGCCGGGAATGAGTATGTAGCAGAGGAGAAAGATCGCTGTGAGGATCGTCATGCTCATCTCTGGACCGAGCCCCCGGTTCCCTACTATGATCGCATCATGGTGCAAAAACTCGTGGTAGGTCAACTGGCGACCAATGCCTACGTGTACGTGTCCCAGGTCACGGGGAAGGCCCTCCTCATCGACCCAGGGGCGGATGCCTCACGGATCGTCCACTGGCTGGAAGGCCTCGGGATCCTCCCCTCCGCCATGCTGTGCACCCACGGACACATCGATCACGTGGGAGCCATCGGGCACCTCCTCGATCGCCTTCACCACGATCGGACCATCCCCGTCTTCCTCCACGAGGCCGATCTCCCCCTCCTCGAGGGAGCCTTCGACCTGCAGCGTGCCTGGCTCCAGTCCGTCGGGATACCCACAGCCGATTTCGACCGCCCACCCGTCTCTTCGATCCATCCCCTCACCGATGGGAGAGAACTCGAACCCTGGGGCCTCCGTCTCCTCCACACCCCTGGACACAGCCCCGGCAGTATCTGCCTGTACGCCCCCGAGGAGGGGATGCTCTTCTCAGGGGATACGCTCTTCCGGGAAGGGGTGGGAAGGACCGATCTTCCGGGAGGCTCGTGGGAGGAGCTGGAGAGGAGTATCATCGAACGGCTCTATCCACTTGCCGATGCGATACGGGTGTATCCGGGCCACGGTCCGGAGACGACGTTGGGCCATGAGAAGAGATGGAACGCCTTCGTACGGGAAGAGGGCCTCACGCCGAGAGGTTGAGGACAACCCCGGTGGTGAGTGTCTTGATACCCGGCGGTGGAACCGGGGCCTGTGCGTGGCTCACAGAGACGTCGTGGAGGCGCTCCTCGAGCGACAGGATGAGATCGTCCACCTCCTCGGCGGAGAGATCCTCCTTGATGACGGGAGGCACCTCGTTCTGCCGTTGGGAAAGCTTTATGAACCGTTCGATGAGGAGATCGAGGACCTGAAGCTTGCTCACCGGGACGCCTTCAACCCCTCCGGTCGAGGGAACTCCGATCACATGCTGCAGGCGGAGTACCACGGGCCCGGGGAGATCCACCGGCACGTACACAGGGAGCGATGCCCGAGTGTTTCTCATGAACTCCATGTAGGAGATGGTTTCGTATCCCACGCGAGAGGCTATCATGGTTCCTCCCTGCTCTTATTATCGGCAGAGGGGAACAGACTTGAATATTTTTATCCGAGAAATCCGCGAAACATCAGAGCCTCAGGGGAGGCCTCTACAGTCGCTGCTTTCGCTCCAGTTCCTTCTGACAGTCCAGACAGTAGAGGGCGTAAGGAATGGCCTCCAGACGTTCCCGCGGGATGGGCTTTCCGTCCTTGAGGCAGTACCCATACTTTCCGTTCTCTATACGGGCAAGGGCCGCATCGATCTGGTTGAGACGCCTTAACTCATGACCCTCGAGGGAATTGAGGATCCTCCTGTCCAGATCGTTCGCCGCGATGTCCACCAGATCCTTTTCGTTTTCGTTCGAGATGAGCTCCTCGAGTTCCTCGTTCTCCTGTGCGAGATTCATGAGGATGTCCCTCTTCATCTCAAGGAGTTTCTCCTTCATCTGATCAAGAAAGGCTCTATCCACCAAGGGCCTCCTCCACTCTTTTTGGCGCCTTAAAGTGCAGGAAAAACACCAAAATGTCAAGTGGAGCGCGGGAGTTGACAGCACTAAGTGCTTGCTATATAGTAGGTTTAATTACAATTCCATACCGAGGAGGCTCTGTGGCCAAAGAAGATGCGATCGAAGTGGAAGGGATCGTCAAAGAAGCGCTGCCCAATACCATGTTTCGAGTGGAGCTCGAGAACGGACATCTGATTCTCGCCCATCTTTCGGGAAAGATGAGAAAGTATTTCATCCGTATCGTCCCCGGTGACAGGGTGAAAGTCGCCCTCTCTCCTTATGACCTCACCCGGGGAAGGATCATCTACCGGGAACGCTGACGAAGGAACGCCACCACGGCTCCAGCCCCGCCCCATCTGCGGGGGGCTGTCTCTATCCTGCCGACGAAGGGACACGACTCGAGCGTCCTGTATACCACTTTTTTGAGGATGGGCTCCCTTTCGGAGTGGAGGCCCTTCCCGTGCACGATGAGGAGCACCCTGTACCCCTTCCCCTGGGCCTCTCCGAGGAAGGCTTTGAGGCGTATCTCCGCCTCTTCCCTGGTGAAACCGTGCAGGTCGAGGACGGCCTGAGGCGTGGAAGGGCGCTTCCTGGAACGGGAGTCGGGGGATCGCCTTTCCCCACCTTTCTTTTCCTTCACCACGCGCTCGTCAGGGAGATAACGATCGAGGTATCTGTGCAGGAGGTCGCCTCCCGTCTTCCTCTCACGCTCTTCCCATTCCCTGAGAATGTCACCGAACGATTCCGCCACGATCACCTCCCGATGTACCACTGAAGCGTATCCCGCCTCACCCAGCCGCTCGTTCCCATCCCCGTGTGGACACGGACATAGTCCTGATACAGGTAGTCGGTCCTCACCGCCGTACCCGCAGGACAGATCTGCAATCGACGCCCTTCCTCCTCGGGAACCGCCTGGAGAGGGGTCTCGCTCACCACCACGGCCTGCGGCTCACGGAAGACCACGGCCCGGTAAAAGACGTACCCTCCCGCCACGATCGTAGCCGAGAGGGAGAGGAGCAGGGTTATAAGGAGCACAGGCGAGCGCCACCGGATG includes these proteins:
- a CDS encoding MBL fold metallo-hydrolase, which codes for MVQKLVVGQLATNAYVYVSQVTGKALLIDPGADASRIVHWLEGLGILPSAMLCTHGHIDHVGAIGHLLDRLHHDRTIPVFLHEADLPLLEGAFDLQRAWLQSVGIPTADFDRPPVSSIHPLTDGRELEPWGLRLLHTPGHSPGSICLYAPEEGMLFSGDTLFREGVGRTDLPGGSWEELERSIIERLYPLADAIRVYPGHGPETTLGHEKRWNAFVREEGLTPRG
- a CDS encoding TraR/DksA family transcriptional regulator, whose product is MDRAFLDQMKEKLLEMKRDILMNLAQENEELEELISNENEKDLVDIAANDLDRRILNSLEGHELRRLNQIDAALARIENGKYGYCLKDGKPIPRERLEAIPYALYCLDCQKELERKQRL
- the infA gene encoding translation initiation factor IF-1, with translation MAKEDAIEVEGIVKEALPNTMFRVELENGHLILAHLSGKMRKYFIRIVPGDRVKVALSPYDLTRGRIIYRER
- a CDS encoding Smr/MutS family protein; the protein is MAESFGDILREWEERERKTGGDLLHRYLDRYLPDERVVKEKKGGERRSPDSRSRKRPSTPQAVLDLHGFTREEAEIRLKAFLGEAQGKGYRVLLIVHGKGLHSEREPILKKVVYRTLESCPFVGRIETAPRRWGGAGAVVAFLRQRSR